One genomic region from Streptomyces venezuelae encodes:
- a CDS encoding aldehyde dehydrogenase family protein — protein MRTEKLFIGGEWVEPDGGHYEVIDPATEEVVGLAPEASRAQVYEAAAAAREAFDSWSRTKPEERAAILDRAADLMARDAEENVLLARAETGATTGTARGMQVAVGSSRFRRYARGAMEPVEQALPPQINEAGPMGKAGVFGAVAVRRPVGVVTCITSYNNPWANPAGKIAPALAMGNTVLVKPAPQDPLSVYAMTRALAEAGVPAGVVNVVTGSAQAVGEAAVDSPEVDMVSFTGSTAVGQAIGEVCGRALKRQLMELGGKGAALVFDDADLDSAVMGIGTTFAFYSGQICTAPTRVLAQRGVYEQLIEKLTGFLAFMKVGDPAAPGTVVGPVISAAHRDRVESYVELGRKEGARVVAGGERPDLAKGFYVAPTLLADCTNEMRVVREEIFGPVVVVVPFDDEEEGIALANDSDYGLIDYVWSGDVARAFRVAARLRAGGVGVNTIGRNMEAPFGGFKRSGVGRDVGSYALHAYSELQAVVWPG, from the coding sequence GTGAGGACCGAGAAGCTCTTCATCGGCGGGGAGTGGGTCGAGCCCGACGGCGGTCACTACGAGGTGATCGACCCGGCCACCGAGGAGGTCGTCGGCCTCGCGCCGGAGGCGTCCCGCGCCCAGGTGTACGAGGCCGCCGCCGCGGCCCGCGAGGCCTTCGACTCCTGGTCGCGGACGAAGCCGGAGGAGCGGGCGGCGATCCTCGACCGGGCGGCGGACCTCATGGCCCGCGACGCCGAGGAGAACGTCCTGCTCGCGCGGGCCGAGACCGGCGCCACCACCGGCACCGCCCGAGGCATGCAGGTCGCGGTCGGCTCCTCCCGCTTCCGGCGGTACGCCCGTGGCGCCATGGAGCCGGTCGAGCAGGCGCTGCCGCCGCAGATCAACGAGGCCGGGCCGATGGGGAAGGCCGGGGTGTTCGGGGCGGTCGCGGTGCGGCGCCCGGTCGGCGTGGTCACCTGCATCACCTCGTACAACAACCCCTGGGCCAACCCGGCGGGGAAGATCGCGCCGGCGCTCGCGATGGGCAACACGGTCCTCGTGAAGCCCGCCCCGCAGGACCCGCTCTCGGTGTACGCGATGACCCGGGCCCTGGCGGAGGCCGGGGTCCCGGCGGGGGTCGTGAACGTCGTCACCGGCTCCGCGCAGGCGGTCGGCGAGGCGGCCGTCGACTCCCCGGAGGTCGACATGGTCTCCTTCACCGGTTCCACGGCCGTCGGGCAGGCGATCGGCGAGGTCTGCGGGCGTGCGCTCAAGCGGCAGCTGATGGAGCTGGGCGGGAAGGGGGCCGCGCTCGTCTTCGACGACGCGGACCTGGACTCCGCGGTCATGGGGATCGGTACGACCTTCGCCTTCTACAGCGGGCAGATCTGCACGGCGCCCACCCGGGTGCTCGCGCAGCGCGGGGTCTACGAGCAGCTGATCGAGAAGCTGACCGGCTTCCTGGCCTTCATGAAGGTGGGGGACCCGGCGGCGCCGGGCACGGTGGTCGGCCCGGTGATCTCGGCGGCCCACCGCGACCGGGTGGAGTCGTACGTCGAGCTGGGGAGGAAGGAAGGGGCGCGGGTCGTCGCGGGCGGCGAGCGCCCGGACCTCGCGAAGGGCTTCTACGTGGCCCCGACCCTGCTCGCCGACTGCACCAACGAGATGCGGGTGGTCCGGGAGGAGATCTTCGGTCCGGTCGTCGTGGTCGTCCCCTTCGACGACGAGGAGGAGGGGATCGCCCTCGCCAACGACAGCGACTACGGGCTGATCGACTACGTGTGGTCGGGCGATGTGGCCCGTGCCTTCCGGGTCGCGGCCCGGCTGCGGGCCGGCGGGGTGGGCGTGAACACGATCGGACGGAACATGGAGGCGCCGTTCGGCGGATTCAAGAGGAGCGGGGTCGGACGGGACGTCGGCTCGTACGCGCTGCATGCGTACAGCGAGCTGCAGGCGGTCGTCTGGCCGGGCTGA
- a CDS encoding GNAT family N-acetyltransferase, which translates to MLQRIETFYDAVPRSSARAEAHGPLTLFVQEGKGWPYYARPTLGHTGDVPVAAVEAVRARQRELGVPEAFEWVAETTPGLRAAVEASGLTVHEHPLMVLEGDGIAVPAPEGVTVRMVDAGDAALETAVAAPYAAFGMAPEPGTAERVGERITAGRTRLAAALDSAGDALAAGQHQPVGPVTEVVGVGTVPAARRRGLGLAVTAALVADARARGAEVVFLSASDEDVARLYGRLGFRTVATALIAEA; encoded by the coding sequence GTGCTGCAGCGAATCGAGACGTTCTACGACGCCGTCCCCCGTTCCTCCGCCCGCGCCGAGGCGCACGGGCCCCTGACCCTGTTCGTGCAGGAAGGAAAGGGCTGGCCGTACTACGCCCGCCCCACGCTCGGGCACACCGGCGACGTGCCGGTCGCCGCCGTGGAGGCCGTTCGGGCCCGGCAGCGGGAGCTGGGCGTCCCCGAGGCGTTCGAGTGGGTCGCGGAGACGACGCCGGGCCTGCGGGCGGCCGTGGAGGCGAGCGGACTCACCGTCCACGAGCACCCGCTGATGGTCCTGGAGGGCGACGGGATCGCCGTACCGGCCCCCGAGGGGGTCACCGTACGGATGGTCGACGCCGGCGACGCCGCCCTGGAGACCGCCGTCGCCGCCCCGTACGCGGCTTTCGGCATGGCGCCGGAGCCCGGCACCGCCGAGCGGGTCGGCGAGCGGATCACCGCCGGGCGGACCCGGCTCGCGGCGGCCCTCGACAGCGCCGGCGACGCCCTCGCCGCCGGGCAGCACCAGCCCGTCGGGCCCGTCACCGAGGTCGTCGGCGTCGGCACCGTGCCGGCGGCGCGCCGCCGCGGCCTGGGGCTCGCGGTGACGGCCGCGCTCGTCGCGGACGCCCGTGCCCGGGGCGCGGAGGTGGTGTTCCTGTCGGCGTCGGACGAGGACGTGGCCCGGCTCTACGGCCGGCTCGGCTTCCGCACGGTCGCGACCGCCCTCATCGCGGAGGCCTAG
- a CDS encoding LLM class F420-dependent oxidoreductase — MRISTTIFLTDETITPVRLARELEERGFGGLYLPEHTHIPVERTTPYPAGGELPREYSRILDPFVALGQAAAVTERLGLGTGVTLIAEHDAIALAKQIATLDHLSGGRFTLGVGYGWNREEAADHGVDWSTRRALTHDRLALMRALWAPEPTAYEGEFGRSVRASQAWPKPARGGAPRILLGGAAGPKLFARIAAEADGWMPIGGRGLTASLPVLREAWEGAGRDPKTLRLVPYAVLPSPGKLAHYAELGCEEVVLQLPPGDEREVLGVLDEFARYL; from the coding sequence ATGCGGATCTCGACCACGATCTTCCTGACCGACGAGACCATCACCCCCGTGCGGCTCGCGCGCGAGCTGGAGGAGCGGGGCTTCGGCGGGCTCTACCTCCCCGAGCACACCCACATCCCCGTCGAGCGGACCACGCCCTACCCGGCGGGCGGCGAACTGCCCCGCGAGTACAGCCGCATACTGGATCCCTTCGTGGCGCTCGGGCAGGCCGCCGCCGTCACCGAGCGGCTCGGGCTCGGCACCGGAGTCACGCTGATCGCCGAGCACGACGCGATCGCCCTCGCCAAGCAGATCGCGACCCTCGACCACCTCTCCGGGGGCCGCTTCACCCTCGGTGTCGGCTATGGCTGGAACCGCGAGGAGGCCGCCGACCACGGCGTCGACTGGTCCACCCGCCGGGCGCTCACCCACGACCGGCTGGCCCTGATGCGGGCGCTGTGGGCGCCGGAACCCACGGCGTACGAAGGGGAGTTCGGCCGCTCCGTCCGTGCCTCGCAGGCCTGGCCCAAGCCGGCCCGCGGCGGCGCGCCGCGCATTCTGCTGGGCGGTGCGGCGGGCCCGAAGCTCTTCGCGCGGATCGCCGCGGAGGCGGACGGCTGGATGCCGATCGGCGGCCGGGGCCTGACGGCGTCGCTCCCGGTCCTGCGCGAGGCCTGGGAGGGCGCCGGCCGCGACCCGAAGACCCTCCGGCTCGTCCCGTACGCGGTCCTCCCGAGCCCCGGCAAGCTCGCGCACTACGCGGAGCTGGGCTGCGAGGAGGTCGTGCTCCAGCTCCCGCCGGGCGACGAGAGGGAGGTCCTGGGGGTCCTGGACGAGTTCGCCCGGTACCTCTGA
- a CDS encoding GNAT family N-acetyltransferase produces the protein MEFVYGETDWSLRPGRAEDVEAIADLRAEVMREDLVRLGRYDEHRVRQRLRDGFSPAHTSVIELDGALAGCVTMRPSGDGEGLYLEHFYLDPAVQGRGLGTTVLRELLDRADEAGAPVRLQVLQGSAARGLYERAGFAVEAEDPVDVWMVREAARTVRSPRRPAAGR, from the coding sequence ATGGAATTCGTGTACGGGGAAACCGACTGGTCGCTGCGCCCGGGCAGGGCGGAGGACGTCGAGGCGATAGCCGACCTGCGGGCCGAGGTCATGCGCGAGGACCTGGTGCGGCTCGGCCGCTACGACGAGCACCGGGTGCGGCAGCGGCTGCGGGACGGCTTCTCGCCCGCGCACACCTCGGTCATCGAGCTGGACGGCGCCCTCGCGGGCTGCGTCACGATGCGCCCCTCGGGGGACGGCGAAGGGCTCTACCTGGAGCACTTCTACCTGGACCCCGCGGTGCAGGGGCGGGGCCTCGGGACCACGGTCCTGCGCGAGCTGCTCGACCGGGCGGACGAGGCGGGGGCACCCGTACGCCTCCAGGTCCTCCAGGGGAGCGCGGCCCGCGGTCTCTACGAGAGGGCGGGTTTCGCGGTCGAGGCCGAGGACCCGGTGGACGTATGGATGGTGCGGGAGGCCGCCCGTACCGTCAGAAGCCCACGCCGGCCGGCTGCCGGACGGTGA
- a CDS encoding carboxymuconolactone decarboxylase family protein, translating to MATHQPKARMTNPAYVLPDAGPAIMNLVKAARQGGVPESTLELVHLRASQINSCGFCVDIGAKNARKAGVSDEKLFAVAAWREAPYFTDEERAALALAEAATRLADVSDAVPDAVWDAAADHFDEKQLASIVLMVAITNLFNRLNVTVRQPAGVGF from the coding sequence ATGGCGACGCACCAGCCCAAGGCCCGCATGACCAACCCCGCCTACGTCCTGCCCGACGCCGGCCCGGCGATCATGAACCTGGTGAAGGCCGCCCGGCAGGGCGGGGTACCGGAGTCGACCCTGGAGCTCGTGCACCTGCGGGCCAGCCAGATCAACAGCTGCGGCTTCTGCGTCGACATCGGCGCGAAGAACGCCAGGAAGGCCGGGGTGAGCGACGAGAAGCTGTTCGCCGTCGCCGCCTGGCGCGAGGCGCCGTACTTCACCGACGAGGAGCGCGCGGCCCTCGCACTCGCCGAGGCCGCGACCCGGCTGGCGGACGTCTCGGACGCCGTGCCGGACGCGGTCTGGGACGCCGCCGCCGATCACTTCGACGAGAAGCAGCTCGCCTCGATCGTCCTGATGGTCGCGATCACCAACCTCTTCAACCGGCTCAACGTCACCGTCCGGCAGCCGGCCGGCGTGGGCTTCTGA
- a CDS encoding prevent-host-death family protein, whose translation MLTPTVSFSELSKNSKRVAERLDSEHRLLVTRRDGQDLYLTAAGYDQDREETADVAARLLAALLVADDGARVTGRALPAVFPWVRHLSAEELREFVGDLVDATHDAAQLDVHATLHRTTVEWRATARVLADPGLTAQLTRALPDEDHGEVTAP comes from the coding sequence ATGCTGACCCCGACTGTCTCCTTCTCCGAGCTCTCGAAGAACTCGAAGCGGGTCGCCGAGAGGCTCGACAGCGAGCACCGCCTGCTCGTCACCCGCCGCGACGGCCAGGACCTGTACCTCACCGCCGCCGGCTACGACCAGGACCGGGAGGAGACGGCCGACGTCGCGGCCCGTCTCCTCGCCGCGCTCCTCGTCGCCGACGACGGCGCGCGCGTCACAGGGCGTGCCCTGCCCGCGGTCTTCCCCTGGGTGCGACACCTGTCCGCCGAGGAGCTGCGGGAGTTCGTCGGGGACCTGGTGGACGCGACGCACGACGCGGCGCAGCTGGACGTCCACGCCACCCTCCACCGTACGACCGTGGAGTGGCGGGCGACGGCGCGCGTCCTCGCCGACCCGGGTCTCACGGCCCAGCTCACGCGGGCCCTCCCCGACGAGGACCACGGCGAGGTGACGGCTCCGTGA
- a CDS encoding APC family permease — protein sequence MTQVDARPQAGDTVRGVDAPGGTQAVRTKGLGGNSVGLLGSAVIGISTVAPVYCLTSTLGSTAGEVGLQMPAIFLAGFLPMLLVAFAYRELNRVMPDCGTSFTWTVKAFGPRIGWMCGWGLVIATIIVLSNLAGVATSYFWLLAGELTGSDSIAALDDNKAVHIITCLTLIAVATAISYRGMTATKGIQYALVGLQLVVLVVFVAMALSKAGDFETSVSFSWSWMNPFAVQSFAAFTAGLSLSIFMYWGWDACMATNEETTGSAKTPGRAALIAMVVLVGSYLATGIAAQMAVGSGEEGLGLANPETSDNVFAALAGPVMGPTLGILLFVAVLASAAASLQTTFIPVARTVLAMSTYEALPKSFTKVHPVFKTPGKATIVAGVATGVFYTVMTLVSENVLVDTIYALGLMICFYYALTAFACVWYFRGELFRSGRDLAYKGLMPLLGGLMLTAVFGKTLYDMWDPAYGSGSAVLGVGSVFVIGVGLLLLGVVIMLVMQRKSPAFFRGEILTKETPSLVVAD from the coding sequence ATGACTCAGGTGGATGCACGGCCCCAGGCCGGAGACACGGTAAGGGGCGTCGACGCCCCGGGCGGCACTCAGGCCGTACGCACCAAGGGCCTCGGAGGCAACTCCGTCGGCCTGCTCGGCAGTGCCGTCATCGGCATCTCGACCGTCGCCCCCGTCTACTGCCTGACCTCGACCCTCGGCTCCACGGCCGGCGAGGTCGGTCTGCAGATGCCCGCGATCTTCCTCGCAGGCTTCCTCCCGATGCTCCTCGTCGCCTTCGCGTACCGGGAGCTCAACAGGGTCATGCCCGACTGCGGCACCTCCTTCACCTGGACCGTGAAGGCCTTCGGCCCCAGGATCGGCTGGATGTGCGGCTGGGGCCTCGTCATCGCGACGATCATCGTGCTCTCCAACCTCGCCGGCGTCGCGACCTCGTACTTCTGGCTCCTCGCGGGTGAGCTCACCGGCAGCGACTCCATCGCCGCCCTGGACGACAACAAGGCCGTCCACATCATCACCTGTCTCACGCTCATCGCCGTCGCCACCGCGATCAGCTACCGCGGCATGACCGCCACCAAGGGCATCCAGTACGCCCTCGTCGGCCTCCAGCTCGTCGTCCTCGTCGTCTTCGTGGCGATGGCACTGTCGAAGGCCGGCGACTTCGAGACCTCGGTCTCCTTCTCCTGGTCCTGGATGAACCCCTTCGCGGTCCAGTCCTTCGCGGCCTTCACCGCCGGCCTCTCGCTCTCGATCTTCATGTACTGGGGCTGGGACGCCTGCATGGCGACCAACGAGGAGACCACAGGCAGCGCGAAGACCCCCGGCCGCGCCGCGCTCATCGCGATGGTCGTGCTCGTCGGCTCGTACCTCGCCACCGGCATCGCCGCCCAGATGGCCGTCGGCTCCGGCGAGGAGGGCCTCGGCCTCGCGAACCCCGAGACCTCGGACAACGTCTTCGCCGCCCTCGCCGGCCCGGTCATGGGCCCGACGCTCGGCATCCTGCTCTTCGTCGCCGTCCTCGCCTCGGCCGCCGCGAGCCTCCAGACGACCTTCATCCCGGTCGCCCGCACGGTGCTCGCCATGTCCACGTACGAGGCGCTGCCGAAGTCCTTCACCAAGGTCCACCCGGTGTTCAAGACCCCCGGCAAGGCCACGATCGTGGCCGGCGTCGCCACCGGCGTCTTCTACACCGTGATGACCCTCGTCAGCGAGAACGTCCTGGTCGACACGATCTACGCGCTCGGCCTGATGATCTGCTTCTACTACGCCCTGACGGCCTTCGCCTGCGTCTGGTACTTCCGCGGCGAGCTCTTCCGCTCGGGCCGGGACCTCGCCTACAAGGGCCTGATGCCGCTGCTCGGCGGACTGATGCTGACGGCGGTCTTCGGCAAGACCCTGTACGACATGTGGGACCCGGCCTACGGCTCCGGCTCCGCGGTCCTCGGCGTCGGCTCCGTCTTCGTGATCGGCGTGGGGCTGCTGCTCCTCGGCGTGGTGATCATGCTGGTCATGCAGCGGAAGAGCCCGGCGTTCTTCCGCGGCGAGATCCTGACGAAGGAGACCCCCTCGCTGGTGGTCGCCGACTGA